The following coding sequences are from one Desulfosporosinus orientis DSM 765 window:
- a CDS encoding PhoH family protein translates to MQKVYVLDSSVLLHDPNAVSQFQENEVIIPYVVLEEIESKKRLLDNIGRAAREAIRYLDHLRESGQLSQGVRLPNGGKVRIELNHYSTEILPLNSDMSLADNRILAVSLSLTREEERSVVLVTKDIAMRVKADALGILTDDYNNDKVILPSINEEVLILPLDDEEVQLLYRTKYIPLKLPLPPNRCVKAVLSDNSILPLLSSSDGERLVYQMGKGFSPWDIRPKNTEQSWALEMLNNPEIKLVNLMGPAGTGKTLLALASGLEQTVHAELYVRMLCARPIVPFGKDIGFLPGEKDQKVRPYMQPIYDNLEFLLRSRREKEREKGSELVESAIDLLIKKRQLEIEVLTYIRGRSIPNQFIIIDEAQNLSAHEVKTIITRAGEGTKIVLCGDPDQIDHPYLDKESNGLAYLASRLTGQSFYGQVRLIRGERSELATRAAVLL, encoded by the coding sequence TTGCAAAAAGTATATGTACTGGATTCAAGCGTTTTACTGCATGACCCTAATGCTGTATCTCAATTTCAAGAAAATGAGGTTATAATTCCTTATGTGGTTCTGGAGGAAATAGAAAGCAAGAAGCGCCTATTAGATAATATCGGGCGAGCTGCCCGAGAGGCTATTCGTTATCTGGATCATTTACGGGAAAGTGGGCAATTGTCCCAAGGTGTACGGTTACCCAATGGGGGTAAAGTTCGAATTGAGTTAAACCATTATTCCACTGAAATCTTACCTTTAAATTCGGACATGTCCCTGGCAGACAACCGGATCTTGGCGGTTTCCTTGAGTTTAACCCGCGAAGAAGAACGTTCCGTTGTATTAGTTACTAAAGACATTGCTATGCGTGTCAAAGCAGATGCCTTGGGAATTTTAACGGATGACTATAATAATGACAAAGTGATATTGCCTTCTATAAACGAGGAGGTATTAATCTTACCCTTGGATGATGAGGAGGTTCAACTGCTTTACCGAACGAAATACATTCCACTAAAGTTGCCTCTGCCGCCTAATCGTTGTGTAAAAGCAGTTTTAAGTGATAATAGTATTTTGCCCCTTCTTTCTTCCAGCGATGGAGAAAGGCTTGTCTATCAGATGGGAAAAGGTTTCTCGCCCTGGGATATAAGACCAAAAAACACTGAGCAATCGTGGGCTTTAGAGATGCTTAATAACCCGGAGATAAAATTAGTTAATCTAATGGGTCCCGCAGGTACTGGCAAGACTTTGCTGGCCTTGGCCAGTGGGTTGGAACAAACGGTTCATGCTGAGCTCTATGTGAGAATGTTGTGCGCTCGCCCAATTGTTCCCTTTGGAAAGGATATTGGCTTTCTTCCCGGAGAAAAGGACCAGAAAGTTCGGCCGTATATGCAGCCAATTTATGATAACCTGGAATTTTTACTGCGTTCCAGGCGTGAAAAAGAGCGTGAAAAAGGCAGCGAGCTGGTTGAGAGTGCCATTGATCTTCTCATTAAAAAAAGGCAGCTGGAAATTGAAGTGCTCACCTATATTCGGGGACGAAGTATTCCGAATCAATTTATTATTATTGATGAAGCCCAGAATCTTTCAGCTCACGAAGTAAAGACGATTATCACTCGTGCCGGTGAGGGAACAAAGATTGTTCTCTGTGGAGACCCTGATCAAATTGATCATCCTTATTTAGATAAAGAAAGCAATGGACTGGCCTATTTAGCTTCACGCTTAACCGGGCAGTCCTTTTATG